A genomic region of Persephonella marina EX-H1 contains the following coding sequences:
- a CDS encoding type II toxin-antitoxin system VapC family toxin, protein MKYLLDTNIWLEALLNQERSEEVIKFLNKYSGESLAISDFSLHSIIIILTKLKEFETADLFLDDIIDSGVKVVSIDSHNLKEVLIVMKEYNMDFDDAYRYFIAKNYNLVLVSFDKDFDKTDMLRKTPVELMQE, encoded by the coding sequence GTGAAATATTTACTGGACACAAATATATGGCTTGAAGCTTTACTAAATCAGGAAAGATCAGAAGAGGTGATTAAATTTCTAAATAAATATAGTGGAGAGTCTTTGGCTATTTCAGATTTTTCTTTACATTCTATTATAATAATCTTAACGAAACTTAAAGAATTTGAAACCGCAGATCTCTTTTTAGATGATATCATTGATTCGGGAGTTAAAGTAGTTTCCATAGACTCTCATAACTTAAAAGAGGTTTTAATAGTTATGAAAGAATATAACATGGACTTTGATGATGCTTATCGGTATTTCATAGCTAAAAATTATAATTTAGTGTTGGTTAGCTTTGACAAGGATTTTGATAAAACTGATATGTTAAGAAAAACACCGGTAGAACTTATGCAGGAGTAA
- a CDS encoding sulfotransferase family protein, producing MKPNFIFIGPDKSGSSWLYNIFKAHPEIFVPEIKDIYFFDRYYDRGIDWYFSFFEAAPKECKAVGELSHDYLFSAEAAKRIRKDLPDVKIFTVLRNPVEKIWSHYLFLIRSGITKKPFEIAINEIPELIEKSLYYPNLKVYYDLFEPHQIGVFLFDDLKKDSRKFAKDIFDFLGVSYIDNLPYEEKVLPASKPRSFLVAKIVKTGANIFRQIGLETVVGKVKSNKTVQKLLYKPYKKKPKMSEETKQKLKEIFRNDIEKTSKLVNLDLSMWYR from the coding sequence ATGAAACCAAACTTTATATTCATAGGACCTGACAAATCTGGTTCTTCTTGGTTATACAATATCTTTAAAGCTCATCCAGAAATTTTTGTTCCAGAGATAAAAGATATCTATTTTTTTGACAGATATTATGATAGAGGAATTGATTGGTATTTTTCTTTTTTTGAAGCTGCTCCCAAGGAATGTAAAGCAGTTGGTGAACTATCTCACGATTATTTATTTTCTGCTGAAGCTGCAAAAAGAATAAGAAAAGATCTACCTGATGTAAAAATCTTCACAGTATTAAGAAATCCTGTTGAGAAAATTTGGTCTCACTATCTATTTTTAATCAGAAGCGGTATAACCAAAAAACCATTTGAAATCGCTATAAACGAAATTCCTGAATTGATAGAGAAAAGTCTCTATTATCCGAATCTAAAGGTTTATTACGATCTTTTTGAACCTCATCAAATAGGTGTATTCTTGTTTGATGATTTAAAAAAAGACAGTAGGAAATTTGCCAAAGATATTTTTGATTTTTTAGGAGTTAGTTATATAGATAATTTACCTTACGAAGAAAAAGTTCTTCCTGCGAGTAAACCAAGATCTTTTCTGGTTGCAAAAATTGTTAAGACTGGAGCAAACATTTTTAGACAAATAGGTTTAGAAACCGTTGTTGGAAAAGTTAAGTCAAATAAAACGGTCCAAAAACTTCTATATAAACCGTACAAAAAGAAACCTAAGATGAGTGAAGAAACCAAGCAGAAACTAAAAGAAATTTTCAGAAACGACATAGAAAAAACATCAAAACTTGTAAATTTGGATCTTAGTATGTGGTATAGGTAA
- a CDS encoding glycosyltransferase family 4 protein — protein MKTAIVHDWIVDIGGAENCLKEIYSLYPMSDVYTLLSKKESVSRLSIPLEKVTESFIKNLPKAETKYRNYLMFFPLAIEQFDLSEYDVIISSSHAVAKGVLTNANQLHICYCYTPIRYAWDLYHQYLKEANLIYGIKGKIAKTILHYIRIWDLSTVNRVDHFIAISNYISRRIKKVYGRESTVIYPPVEVDKFELYTKKEDFYLTASRMVPYKKVDLIVEAFSKIPDKKLVVIGDGPDFEKIKKKAGKNVELLGYQPFEVLKDYMQRAKAFIFAAEEDFGIIPVEAQACGTPVIAFGKGGATETVIDGETGIFFKEQSVESLIEAVKTFEEVEDKFDFQKIRKNAERFSKERFKKEIKEFIDKKIEEFF, from the coding sequence ATGAAAACAGCCATAGTACATGACTGGATTGTAGATATAGGTGGTGCAGAAAATTGCTTAAAAGAAATATACTCTCTATATCCAATGTCAGATGTTTATACCTTACTTTCAAAAAAAGAAAGTGTTTCCAGGCTTTCTATACCTTTAGAGAAGGTAACAGAATCCTTTATAAAAAATCTTCCAAAAGCTGAAACAAAATACAGAAATTATTTAATGTTCTTCCCTTTGGCTATAGAACAGTTTGACCTTTCTGAATATGACGTAATAATTTCTTCTTCCCACGCTGTTGCAAAAGGCGTATTAACAAATGCAAATCAACTACATATATGTTACTGTTATACCCCAATCCGCTATGCATGGGATCTATATCATCAGTATTTAAAAGAAGCTAATCTGATCTATGGAATAAAGGGAAAAATCGCAAAAACCATATTACATTACATAAGAATATGGGATTTATCTACTGTAAATAGAGTGGATCATTTTATAGCAATTTCAAATTATATTTCCAGAAGAATCAAGAAAGTTTACGGAAGAGAATCAACTGTCATTTATCCACCTGTAGAAGTTGATAAGTTTGAATTGTATACAAAAAAAGAAGACTTTTATCTTACAGCATCAAGAATGGTTCCTTATAAGAAGGTAGACCTTATCGTTGAAGCCTTTTCAAAAATACCAGATAAAAAACTTGTTGTTATCGGTGACGGTCCAGACTTTGAAAAAATAAAGAAAAAAGCCGGAAAAAATGTAGAACTATTAGGTTATCAGCCTTTTGAGGTTTTAAAAGATTATATGCAGAGAGCTAAAGCCTTTATTTTTGCAGCTGAAGAAGATTTCGGAATAATCCCTGTAGAAGCTCAGGCATGTGGAACACCGGTAATAGCCTTTGGAAAAGGTGGTGCTACTGAAACCGTTATAGATGGTGAAACCGGTATATTCTTCAAAGAACAGTCAGTAGAAAGTCTCATAGAAGCTGTAAAAACCTTTGAAGAGGTAGAAGATAAGTTTGATTTCCAAAAAATCAGAAAAAATGCCGAAAGATTTAGTAAAGAAAGATTTAAAAAAGAGATAAAAGAGTTCATTGACAAAAAAATTGAAGAATTTTTCTAA
- a CDS encoding mannose-1-phosphate guanylyltransferase/mannose-6-phosphate isomerase produces the protein MKSIILAGGSGTRLFPLSRKKFPKQFLSFGDDETLLQKTIKRNLKAVNDINELIIITNNDYQFHVKNQISDIIELSEKELHIILEPIGRNTAPAIALAVKYALDKLGSSEDEVLFISPSDHIISPDDKFVEYVKKAEELAKKGHIVTFGINPVKPETGYGYIEADTQNKIDTAYKVRQFHEKPDLETAQKYIMSGNYYWNSGMFAFSIKTILEEFRKHIPEIYNQIENQTFEEVIMNFEDMPDISIDYAVMEKTDKAVVLPLDITWSDVGSWDSVYDVLEKDESQNVKIGNILDVNTKGSLIFGNKRLISTIGLEDLIIVETDDVLLIAKKGEGQKVKEIVNKLKESEETKDLTEFHTTVFRPWGSYTELEKGERYKIKRITVKPGEALSLQMHHHRSEHWVVVKGTAKVILEDKEGNLKEYFIHENESIYVPKSTRHRLINPGKIPLEIIEVQVGEYVEEDDIVRYDDKYKRNLK, from the coding sequence ATGAAATCTATTATTTTAGCTGGGGGAAGCGGTACAAGACTTTTTCCATTATCCAGAAAAAAATTTCCAAAACAGTTTTTAAGTTTTGGTGACGATGAAACATTATTACAGAAAACTATAAAAAGAAATCTGAAAGCTGTTAATGATATAAATGAGTTAATCATTATCACAAACAACGACTATCAATTTCATGTAAAAAACCAGATCAGCGACATTATAGAACTGTCAGAAAAAGAACTCCACATAATACTTGAGCCTATAGGTAGAAATACAGCTCCAGCCATAGCACTGGCTGTAAAATATGCATTAGATAAACTTGGTTCTTCTGAAGATGAGGTTCTGTTTATATCACCTTCAGACCATATAATTTCTCCTGATGATAAATTCGTAGAATATGTTAAGAAAGCTGAAGAACTTGCAAAAAAGGGACATATAGTAACATTTGGAATAAATCCTGTAAAACCTGAAACCGGTTACGGTTACATAGAAGCAGATACTCAGAATAAGATAGATACTGCATACAAAGTCAGACAGTTTCATGAAAAACCAGATTTGGAAACAGCACAAAAATACATAATGTCTGGAAATTATTACTGGAATAGCGGAATGTTCGCTTTCAGTATAAAAACGATCTTAGAAGAATTCAGAAAGCATATTCCTGAAATATATAATCAGATAGAAAACCAGACATTTGAGGAAGTTATAATGAACTTTGAGGATATGCCTGACATTTCTATAGATTATGCCGTTATGGAAAAAACAGATAAAGCTGTTGTTTTACCTCTTGATATAACATGGTCAGACGTTGGATCTTGGGACAGTGTATATGATGTGTTAGAAAAAGATGAAAGTCAGAATGTAAAGATTGGCAATATTCTGGATGTTAATACTAAAGGATCTTTAATATTCGGAAACAAAAGATTAATATCTACTATAGGACTTGAAGATCTGATAATAGTTGAAACGGATGATGTTTTATTGATCGCAAAGAAAGGAGAAGGACAAAAAGTAAAAGAGATTGTAAACAAGCTAAAAGAAAGTGAAGAGACAAAAGATCTTACAGAGTTTCATACAACAGTTTTCAGACCGTGGGGAAGCTACACGGAACTTGAAAAGGGGGAAAGATACAAAATAAAAAGAATTACAGTTAAACCGGGTGAAGCTTTAAGTCTTCAGATGCATCACCACAGAAGCGAACACTGGGTAGTAGTAAAGGGAACAGCAAAAGTTATACTGGAAGATAAAGAAGGAAATCTTAAGGAGTATTTTATACATGAAAATGAAAGTATATATGTTCCAAAATCCACAAGACACAGGCTTATAAACCCTGGGAAAATACCTCTTGAGATAATTGAGGTTCAGGTTGGAGAGTATGTAGAAGAGGATGATATAGTAAGATATGATGATAAATACAAAAGAAATTTAAAATAA
- a CDS encoding DUF2281 domain-containing protein, giving the protein MKVLEDKELIGLIEKLPPNLREEVKDFVRFLLQKEKKKKKLKLNWVGKLSKYKKDYTSLELQKKAMEWREDI; this is encoded by the coding sequence ATGAAAGTATTAGAAGATAAAGAATTAATCGGTTTAATAGAAAAATTACCCCCAAATTTAAGAGAAGAAGTTAAGGATTTTGTAAGATTCTTATTACAGAAAGAAAAGAAGAAGAAAAAACTAAAATTAAACTGGGTAGGAAAATTAAGTAAATATAAGAAAGATTACACCTCTCTTGAACTTCAAAAAAAAGCAATGGAATGGAGAGAAGATATATAG
- the gmd gene encoding GDP-mannose 4,6-dehydratase: MKKIALITGIRGQDGAYLAKLLLEKGYEVWGADRRSGDSSNWRLKELGIENDVKILYMDLLELTNIMRVIEKIKPDEVYNLAAQSFVGVSFDQPILTSEIDAMGVLRLLEAIRMFKPDTKFYQASTSEMFGKVQEIPQTEKTPFYPRSPYGVAKLFGHWITVNYRESFNMFACSGILFNHESPLRGVEFVTRKITYHLARIKYGLQDKLILGNLDAKRDWGYAKEYVEGMWLMLQQEEPDDYVLATGETHTVREFVEKAAAAAGFDIVWKGEGVNTKGIDRKSNKVIVEVSPEFYRPAEVDILIGNPKKAEEKLGWKPKTKFKELVEIMMEADLERVSKEV, from the coding sequence ATGAAAAAAATTGCTCTTATTACTGGTATAAGAGGACAGGATGGTGCATATCTGGCAAAACTTTTATTAGAAAAAGGATACGAAGTTTGGGGAGCAGATAGAAGAAGTGGAGACTCAAGTAACTGGAGATTAAAAGAGCTTGGTATAGAAAATGATGTAAAGATTTTATACATGGATCTATTGGAACTAACAAATATAATGAGAGTTATTGAAAAAATAAAACCTGATGAGGTTTACAATCTGGCAGCTCAAAGCTTTGTTGGGGTATCTTTTGATCAACCTATTTTAACATCAGAAATAGACGCCATGGGTGTTCTAAGACTGCTTGAAGCTATAAGGATGTTTAAACCTGATACGAAATTTTATCAGGCTTCTACTAGTGAGATGTTTGGAAAGGTTCAGGAAATTCCCCAAACTGAAAAAACACCTTTCTATCCGAGAAGTCCTTATGGTGTGGCAAAACTGTTCGGTCATTGGATAACTGTCAATTATAGAGAATCATTTAATATGTTTGCCTGTTCGGGAATTCTTTTTAATCACGAATCTCCTCTTAGAGGAGTTGAGTTTGTTACAAGAAAGATAACCTATCATCTCGCAAGAATTAAATATGGGTTACAGGATAAACTTATACTCGGAAATCTTGATGCAAAGAGAGACTGGGGCTATGCAAAAGAGTATGTAGAAGGCATGTGGCTTATGCTTCAACAAGAAGAACCTGATGACTATGTTCTTGCAACAGGCGAAACTCATACAGTGAGAGAGTTTGTAGAAAAAGCTGCAGCTGCAGCAGGTTTTGATATAGTTTGGAAAGGTGAAGGCGTTAATACAAAAGGAATTGATAGAAAAAGTAATAAAGTTATTGTTGAAGTCTCACCTGAATTTTACAGACCAGCCGAAGTAGATATATTAATTGGTAACCCTAAAAAAGCCGAAGAAAAGCTCGGTTGGAAACCTAAAACAAAATTCAAAGAACTTGTTGAAATCATGATGGAAGCTGATCTGGAAAGAGTTTCAAAAGAGGTTTAA
- the galE gene encoding UDP-glucose 4-epimerase GalE, producing MKVLITGGAGYIGSHIVKVLGEKKYEILVIDNLSKGHKEAVIYGDLVVIDLKNKTALEDIFKRFKPDAVMHFAASIEVGESVKKPLKYYQNNTANTLNLLETMLEYGVNKFIFSSTAAVYGTPVKVPIPEDHPINPINPYGQSKSFIEKVLQDLDRSSGLKYISLRYFNAAGADPEGRIGESHDPETHLIPLILKTAKGERESIKIFGTDYPTPDGTCIRDYIHVDDLADAHLLALEYLLNGGESEVFNCGYGHGYSVREVINTAKKVTDIDFKVEEADRRPGDPPVLVADSTKLKQKLNWIPQFDDLEYIIQTAWNWELNKKF from the coding sequence TTGAAAGTACTCATTACAGGCGGAGCCGGATATATCGGAAGCCATATAGTTAAAGTTTTAGGAGAGAAAAAGTACGAGATCCTTGTTATAGACAATCTATCTAAAGGACATAAAGAAGCAGTCATATACGGCGATCTGGTTGTTATTGATTTGAAAAATAAAACAGCATTAGAAGATATTTTCAAACGTTTTAAGCCAGATGCAGTAATGCATTTTGCAGCATCTATTGAAGTAGGTGAGTCTGTAAAAAAACCTCTAAAATACTATCAGAACAACACTGCAAACACTCTTAATCTGCTTGAAACGATGCTCGAATACGGAGTAAATAAATTTATCTTTTCTTCCACAGCAGCAGTTTATGGTACTCCTGTGAAAGTACCAATACCTGAAGATCACCCTATAAATCCGATAAATCCTTACGGACAATCAAAATCTTTTATAGAGAAAGTACTCCAGGATTTAGACAGATCTTCAGGTCTAAAGTATATCTCATTAAGATATTTCAATGCAGCTGGAGCTGATCCAGAGGGTAGAATAGGTGAAAGTCATGATCCAGAAACACATCTTATTCCTCTTATTCTGAAAACGGCAAAGGGTGAAAGAGAAAGTATAAAAATATTTGGAACAGATTATCCGACGCCAGACGGCACATGTATTAGAGATTACATACATGTTGACGATCTGGCAGATGCCCATTTACTTGCTTTAGAGTATCTTCTAAATGGCGGCGAAAGTGAAGTTTTCAACTGTGGATATGGACACGGATATTCTGTCAGAGAAGTGATAAATACAGCAAAAAAAGTAACAGATATAGACTTTAAGGTGGAAGAAGCAGATAGGAGACCGGGAGATCCACCTGTTTTGGTAGCAGACAGTACAAAGCTAAAACAAAAACTGAACTGGATACCGCAGTTTGATGATCTTGAATACATCATTCAAACAGCATGGAACTGGGAGCTAAACAAAAAATTCTAA